In Blastocatellia bacterium, the following proteins share a genomic window:
- a CDS encoding DsrE/DsrF/DrsH-like family protein, whose translation MESLMGQITEATLDKESVPSSDSPARLAERLAAVEQKLADLEERLPEDRVSIVVFSGDLDKVLAAFIIATGAAALGQQVSMFFTFWGLNAVRRKKVTEGKPFFEKLMALMSPADTRDLPLSQMNFFGIGAKMLRAMMQRKQINSLEELIGLARELGVRLVACEMSRDVMGIKDEELIEGLELGGVATFLGDALKSRVTLFV comes from the coding sequence ATGGAATCGTTGATGGGACAAATAACCGAAGCCACGCTCGACAAAGAGTCCGTTCCCTCCAGCGATTCGCCCGCTCGCCTTGCCGAGAGGCTCGCCGCCGTCGAGCAGAAGCTCGCGGATCTTGAAGAGCGTCTGCCGGAGGATCGGGTGTCCATCGTCGTCTTCTCCGGCGACTTGGACAAGGTGCTGGCCGCTTTCATCATCGCCACCGGGGCGGCGGCGCTCGGCCAGCAAGTGAGTATGTTCTTCACCTTCTGGGGGCTGAATGCCGTGCGGCGGAAGAAGGTGACCGAGGGGAAGCCGTTCTTCGAGAAATTGATGGCGCTGATGTCGCCGGCCGACACGCGCGACTTGCCGCTCTCGCAGATGAATTTCTTCGGCATCGGCGCGAAGATGCTGCGCGCGATGATGCAGCGAAAGCAGATCAATTCGCTCGAAGAGTTGATCGGCCTGGCGCGCGAACTGGGCGTGCGGCTGGTTGCCTGCGAGATGTCCCGCGATGTGATGGGGATTAAGGATGAAGAGCTGATCGAGGGCCTGGAGTTGGGCGGCGTCGCCACCTTCCTTGGCGATGCGCTCAAATCGCGGGTCACTCTCTTTGTGTGA
- a CDS encoding sulfurtransferase TusA family protein, protein MTTINFDKVLDARGLSCPLPIVKARQEIASLQPGQVLKVLATDRGSVKDFQGWAKTAKNILLVGQTTEMIDGKEVYVHYVQKVG, encoded by the coding sequence ATGACGACGATCAACTTCGACAAAGTGCTGGACGCCCGCGGGCTCTCCTGCCCACTACCCATTGTGAAAGCGCGTCAGGAGATAGCCAGTTTACAGCCCGGTCAGGTGCTCAAGGTGCTCGCCACCGATCGCGGATCGGTGAAAGACTTCCAGGGCTGGGCGAAGACGGCGAAGAACATCCTGCTCGTGGGCCAGACGACCGAGATGATTGACGGTAAGGAAGTGTACGTGCATTACGTGCAGAAGGTCGGGTGA